A part of Asterias rubens chromosome 14, eAstRub1.3, whole genome shotgun sequence genomic DNA contains:
- the LOC117299364 gene encoding GPI mannosyltransferase 2-like, with product MECESVEVGAFLQIVLDYLIPDHPADAFHLDPECDPSLLDRAVQFVIGGWSKWDAAYFLHIAQYGYTEWHMFAFFPLFPVTVRFLADYVISPIQHMLFLNMSLYSCVLIAAVTLNIVAFICAAVLLYHLGVCVLHSERLAYHAALLFCINPASVFMTAAYTESLFAMISFAGMLSLQCNKLVLSILLFGLSALVRSNGVVSIGFLLYYLMKRHTKMLSNLWNVMNRNNRHKLQLICSVLRSECKHILVSFCLVPCFFIMLIPFALFQMYSFLVICTDVTSIFYWMERELISHGAPTWCSNTRLLPYAAIQSHHWNVGFLKYYELKQIPNFLLALPMIILCVSAIMDYCKQRRKYVSFLGILETNAINCERRKNVNFVDHQVEGFCSDQSLVYMAHVTSLLIFGVTCMHVQVITRLIASSCPVVYWYAAHLTLPSINSKTDSTSNDRSACHTTKGLTDKRTILLGEFVRCNNHCYIKQLVLGFFLGYFILGLCMHCNYLPWT from the exons ATTGTGCTGGACTATTTGATACCTGATCACCCAGCAGACGCATTTCATCTTGACCCAGAGTGTGACCCTTCATTGTTAGACAGAGCTGTCCAGTTTGTGATTGGTGGCTGGTCTAAGTGGGATGCTGCATACTTTCTTCATATTGCTCAATATGGATATACTGAATGGCATATGTTTGCCTTCTTCCCATTGTTCCCTGTTACAGTGCGATTCTTGGCTGATTATGTGATCTCTCCCATTCAACACATGTTGTTTCTGAACATGAGTCTTTATAGCTGTGTATTAATTGCTGCAGTAACACTCAATATTGTTGCGTTTATCTGTGCTGCTGTGCTGCTGTATCACCTGGGAGTATGTGTGTTGCATTCAGAGAGACTAGCATATCATGCTGCtttactgttttgtattaaTCCCGCAAGTGTGTTTATGACAGCAGCATACACGGAGTCCCTATTTGCAATGATAAGCTTTGCTGGAATGTTGTCTCTACAATGTAACAAACTTGTACTGTCAATACTGCTTTTCGGGTTATCAGCACTAGTGCGGTCAAATGGAGTGGTGTCTATTGGATTTCTCTTATATTACTTGATGAAAAGACACACCAAGATGTTGTCCAACCTCTGGAATGTAATGAACAGGAATAACAGACATAAACTTCAACTGATTTGTAGTGTGCTCCGCAGTGAATGCAAACACATATTGGTGTCATTTTGTTTAGTGCCTTGTTTTTTCATTATGCTGATTCCTTTTGCATTGTTCCAGATGTATTCCTTCTTGGTCATCTGTACAGATGTTACAAGCATTTTCTACTGGATGGAAAGGGAGTTGATATCACATGGTGCACCCACATGGTGTAGCAATACTAGACTATTGCCATATGCAGCCATACAGTCACACCATTGGAACGTGGGATTTTTAAAGTACTATGAACTCAAACAAATACCAAACTTTCTCCTTGCACTGCCCATGATCATTTTGTGTGTCAGTGCAATTATGGATTATTGCAAACAAAGACGGAAATATGTTTCATTTTTGGGTATTTTAGAGACAAATGCAATTAACTGTGAGCGGCggaaaaatgttaattttgttgatcaTCAAGTAGAGGGATTCTGCAGCGACCAGTCACTGGTGTACATGGCTCATGTTACATCTCTCCTCATATTTGGAGTCACTTGCATGCATGTACAG GTTATTACCAGGTTGATTGCTTCTAGCTGTCCAGTTGTGTATTGGTATGCAGCTCATCTAACACTACCTAGCATCAATTCTAAAACAGACAGCACAAGCAACGATAGATCAGCTTGTCATACTACTAAGGGACTCACAGACAAAAGGACTATTTTACTTGGAGAGTTTGTTAGGTGCAATAACCATTGTTACATTAAACAACTAGTTCTTGGCTTTTTCCTTGGGTACTTCATTTTGGGACTTTGTATGCATTGTAATTATTTACCCTGGACATAA